TCTATCTAGAACCACAACCCGAGGAATCAGGGGGGGTGAGGGTGCCAAAACCCCGCTTCCCTGCGAGGTTTCCATGCCTAACACTATTGATCAGCGCGGAAAATATCCAGACCCCCAACTTGCAGCTCCAATGTCCGAGACTGAGGGACAGATGGCTTCGTTGGACGCTCTGGAGCGCTTCGCCAAGACCTTCGAGGCGAGCGCCCGACGTTGGGAGCTTGTTGTATACCCATCACTCTTTGCCTTTGTGATCTTGGCTGCGTATGGATTTTTCCTGGTCTATAGCTTGGCAAACGATGTGGCCGTGTTGGCGCGTTCGGTAGACACCCAGATGGGTGAAAACATGTCGAGTATGTCTAGCAATATCAAGAACCTGGCGCTAAACATCGAGCACATGTCGGGCAATCTCAACACCATGGCCGAGAATCTTAACGCCATGACCAGGGACGTACATGCCATGTCCGTAGAGGTGGGTAATATTGCTGGTGATACCAAACAGATGAAGCCCGTCACCGAACAGATCACGAATATCAGTCAGTCCGTTCGCCAGATCGCGGTCGCGGTCCCCCACATGCAGCGCGACATGTCGATCATGAATCAGAGTATCTCCCGCCCACTCTCCTTCATGAACAACTTTATGCCTTGGTAGGCCAGGGCATTGGAATGTCTCCTCAAATTTCCCCAATCAGTGGCCGCAACCAACGTTTGTAGAGACGATCAGCGGCGTACCGTAGCCCCTCGATACGAGATGAAAGGTTCGCCATCATCGTGACGGCGGACTGAACCGTCTCCGAGGGCGTAGCAATCTCCGGGGAATTGTCCGTCGCCCAAGCTTGTACCAGATCCTCCGTCATCTCTACATGGCACTGCAGCGCTAACGTGTTACCCATCACAAAACCCTGATGGAGGCAATGGCGACTGGAAAGGATCAGGGAGGCCTCCACCGGGAGAGAAAAAGTTTCCCCGTGCCAATGGAAGGCATCAAAGGTAGACGGCAGGCCACTCAACCAATCCAACGCTACCGTATTGTCGGCCTGAATTACGGGTAGCCAACCAATCTCCCGCATTGAATTGCGCGTCACCACCCCACCCATAGCCTTGGCAATAAGCTGTCCTCCCAAACAATGACCGAGTACAGGCATCCCTACTGCCTGAGCGGCTTGAATGAGAGCGACTTCCTGCGCTATCCAATCAAGTGCGTCATTGACGCTCATCGGCCCACCCATAAAGACCAGGGCAGAGGCGTCTGCAAGCGTATCAGGTACGGGCTCGCCCGCATCAATCGCAATTAAACGCCAGGGTAGGCTATGGCGATTGAGGAAATCGGCTAAGTAACCAGGACCTTCGGAGGTCCAATGGCGAAAGATGAGAATGGGTTTCATGTCTGGTAAGCATCCACTTGCAGTTATGGATAATTGACGAAAAAGTTTCACACCAGAAATAAATCCTGGCTTTGTTACCAAAAAAGGAAGAGACAAGAAGCGAAAAGACTGTATGCCTAAAAGAAGTGTCCCCTTAGTTCTTTTGCTTTTTATTGATGGCAGCCTTGACTGAATCTTCTTTTTTGTCCATTATCCATTTTTATCATCAGACTGCCCAGTCTATCTCTCCTCCACTCCAGGAAACTCGCTCCCTATGGAGTCCGCACCGTTTAGCACTCTGCGCGCCCACATGGCAACGCGCATCATCGGCCAACAACACCTCATCGATAGTATGCTGGTGTGTCTGCTCTCCGACGGCCACATGCTAGTCGAAGGGATGCCAGGATTGGCCAAGACCACGGCAGTCAAGGCGCTCGCCGAGGGCATCGAGGGAGATTTTCATCGCATCCAATTT
This region of Gammaproteobacteria bacterium genomic DNA includes:
- a CDS encoding conserved hypothetical protein (Evidence 4 : Unknown function but conserved in other organisms); amino-acid sequence: MPNTIDQRGKYPDPQLAAPMSETEGQMASLDALERFAKTFEASARRWELVVYPSLFAFVILAAYGFFLVYSLANDVAVLARSVDTQMGENMSSMSSNIKNLALNIEHMSGNLNTMAENLNAMTRDVHAMSVEVGNIAGDTKQMKPVTEQITNISQSVRQIAVAVPHMQRDMSIMNQSISRPLSFMNNFMPW
- a CDS encoding Glutamine amidotransferase, whose amino-acid sequence is MKPILIFRHWTSEGPGYLADFLNRHSLPWRLIAIDAGEPVPDTLADASALVFMGGPMSVNDALDWIAQEVALIQAAQAVGMPVLGHCLGGQLIAKAMGGVVTRNSMREIGWLPVIQADNTVALDWLSGLPSTFDAFHWHGETFSLPVEASLILSSRHCLHQGFVMGNTLALQCHVEMTEDLVQAWATDNSPEIATPSETVQSAVTMMANLSSRIEGLRYAADRLYKRWLRPLIGEI